One part of the [Synechococcus] sp. NIES-970 genome encodes these proteins:
- the rplA gene encoding ribosomal protein L1: MAKKLSRRLREALEKVEDRAYEPLEALKLLKETATAKFDETAEAHIRLGIDPKYTDQQLRTTVGFPKGTGQSVRVAVITSGEQVKVAQESGADLVGSEELIEDIQKGMMDFEVLIATPDMMPKIARLGRQLGPRGLMPSPKGGTVTTDVAAAIAEFKAGKQEFRADRAGIVHVLFGKSSFAAEDLLVNLKALQETIDRNRPSGAKGRYWRSIYVSASMGPSIQVDINALRDLSIEEKA; the protein is encoded by the coding sequence ATGGCAAAAAAATTATCTCGTCGGCTGCGCGAGGCTCTTGAAAAAGTTGAAGACAGAGCCTATGAGCCTCTGGAGGCGTTAAAGCTTCTCAAAGAAACGGCTACTGCAAAATTTGATGAAACGGCAGAAGCACACATTCGTTTGGGCATTGACCCGAAATATACCGATCAGCAGTTACGGACTACGGTTGGTTTTCCGAAAGGGACGGGCCAGTCTGTCCGGGTAGCGGTCATCACCAGTGGTGAACAGGTGAAAGTTGCACAGGAATCTGGCGCTGATTTGGTTGGTTCTGAAGAGCTGATCGAGGATATTCAAAAGGGCATGATGGATTTTGAGGTCCTGATTGCTACCCCTGATATGATGCCGAAGATCGCCCGCCTAGGTCGTCAACTTGGCCCCCGTGGTCTGATGCCTTCGCCCAAAGGTGGTACGGTAACCACTGATGTGGCTGCGGCGATCGCCGAGTTTAAAGCTGGGAAACAGGAGTTCCGGGCTGACCGTGCTGGGATTGTCCACGTACTTTTTGGAAAATCCTCTTTCGCGGCGGAAGATCTTCTGGTAAACTTGAAGGCTCTTCAAGAAACCATCGACCGGAACCGTCCCTCTGGTGCCAAGGGTCGTTACTGGCGGAGTATTTATGTCTCTGCTTCCATGGGACCTTCAATCCAAGTGGACATTAATGCCCTCCGGGATCTTTCTATCGAAGAAAAAGCCTAA
- the rpl10 gene encoding 50S ribosomal protein L10 yields the protein MGKSLAEKQELVAEIKDLLKDAQLTFVIDYKGLTVSEITDLRNRLRPAGAYCKIAKNTLMHIAVDGDETWQPVQSFLKDSSAFLIAGEDVASAVKAYKEFRKATKKTELRGGVMEGQALTSDQIEALGDLPTKDQLYGQIAGAINAVTAKIAIGINEVPGSLARSIKAVSEKEAA from the coding sequence ATGGGAAAATCGCTAGCCGAAAAGCAAGAGCTGGTCGCTGAGATCAAAGATTTGCTGAAGGATGCACAACTGACTTTTGTGATTGATTACAAAGGACTGACCGTTTCAGAGATCACCGATCTCCGAAACCGCCTTCGTCCCGCTGGGGCATATTGCAAAATTGCGAAAAATACGCTGATGCATATTGCCGTTGACGGTGACGAAACATGGCAGCCGGTGCAATCTTTCTTGAAAGATTCGTCTGCGTTTTTAATCGCGGGTGAAGATGTTGCCTCCGCCGTTAAAGCTTATAAGGAATTCCGCAAAGCAACGAAGAAAACAGAACTTCGTGGCGGCGTTATGGAAGGACAAGCCTTAACCAGCGACCAGATCGAAGCCCTGGGTGATTTGCCGACCAAAGACCAACTCTATGGTCAAATTGCCGGTGCAATCAACGCGGTTACTGCCAAAATCGCCATCGGCATCAACGAAGTGCCTGGTTCTTTGGCCAGATCCATCAAGGCTGTTTCCGAAAAAGAAGCAGCTTAA